DNA from Candidatus Poribacteria bacterium:
CAGAACGATGGCACCCGTCGGTGCGGCAAAGATCGTAAACTTTCCGCTCCACGCCTCTTCCGCTACAACTTTACCGTTAAAATAAGACTTTTGGACCTTACCGTCATAAGTGCCAGCGATATGCACCCACTTTTTGACTGGAAGTTCGGGAATTGCTGTACGATGCTCCGTATTTTTGGTGTCGTAGATGTAAAATACCATCTCCCCTGCGCCTTCAATGAAGGTTTCGGCGGGCCATGCGCCCGCTGTATTCAGTGCTTCCCAAACTTGCTGTGTGTCACCGGTGATTGCGCTAAGCATCACCCAATGTTCCACGGTCATCTCTGCTAACTCAACGTCTGTCAACCCCGGGACTTCTGGTGGACTTTTAATAGCACTTCCGCCATCAAATTCCATTGCACCGCCAAGTTTACCATCTTTACTCCATTCTGCACCTGAGATTTCGCCGTCAAACCCGTTACCACTATCGTCTGTAACCTCTTTTTCATCCTTGTCGAAGGAGTAGTAGATTAGCAAATCTGGATCATTCCGAATTGCCTCAACGTTTGCTGAAAGCGCGAGAACAGTACAAAAAACTAACCAAAATAACACCCTTTTCATCGTTATCTCCTTTTCTATTTTAAACAGAGAGCCTAAAATTTTAGAG
Protein-coding regions in this window:
- a CDS encoding LamG domain-containing protein, with the translated sequence MKRVLFWLVFCTVLALSANVEAIRNDPDLLIYYSFDKDEKEVTDDSGNGFDGEISGAEWSKDGKLGGAMEFDGGSAIKSPPEVPGLTDVELAEMTVEHWVMLSAITGDTQQVWEALNTAGAWPAETFIEGAGEMVFYIYDTKNTEHRTAIPELPVKKWVHIAGTYDGKVQKSYFNGKVVAEEAWSGKFTIFAAPTGAIVLGKDNEADIQHLNGFIDEFAFYTRALSEDEIKADMNNGVLFAVDPREKLSTTWANIKAEY